A window from Lactiplantibacillus pentosus encodes these proteins:
- the wsfD gene encoding glycan biosynthesis hexose transferase WsfD, producing MTIVKQRLQSGLRWLQRLLPPPLLATLICAGLAAYVALVPPINGLADNGDFYRAMYSNGIYKLLGSHYNYFDFVTQKFGLMKYYNDYQAVNFSSQPLFVKLAIGLNKLFYSRTVFDIRFMALVNIGLYLIGIYLLTDALTFPSKRWRNYVIAGLVVFVFGDSSFTLYFNSFFAEPQMLGLTLIAFGSFLLLARQRYRRRWPLILLYFLSSGLLITNKSQNAPLALSFVVITIGLLFLPRARAMRVYLLLGMGALLITGGLTYKLIGQDFVDINTYQTFSHGVLTQTTDPSKDLAKSGIDEQYALMQSQDYYAKQFATIQASGPYVKKNLIAKLGVGWVVKYYATHLKQFGKLMDLAAADVMITQVKAVGDYTKASGAPAGKQLTFFTTYSQLAGAFFPQKFAFNCLLAVALVIVYLVGFYNDIRQQRIEGVLRFFLVLGLLTIFIFVPVISLIGDGDADLAKHLFMVPVSIDLIFLLFISDILNHRLWHAYREEASDA from the coding sequence GTGACGATAGTTAAACAACGACTGCAAAGCGGATTGCGCTGGTTGCAACGCTTACTGCCGCCCCCGCTGTTAGCGACCCTGATTTGTGCCGGGCTAGCGGCTTACGTTGCCTTGGTGCCACCGATTAACGGGTTAGCCGACAATGGTGATTTTTATCGCGCAATGTATTCGAATGGCATCTATAAGTTATTAGGAAGCCACTACAATTATTTTGATTTTGTGACGCAAAAATTTGGCTTGATGAAATATTACAACGATTATCAAGCCGTTAATTTTTCATCACAACCTTTGTTTGTCAAACTCGCAATTGGTTTAAACAAGCTATTTTATAGTCGCACCGTCTTTGATATCCGATTTATGGCGCTCGTCAACATCGGCTTGTACCTAATCGGAATTTACTTACTGACGGATGCCCTGACGTTTCCGTCTAAACGCTGGCGTAATTATGTGATTGCTGGATTGGTCGTCTTCGTGTTTGGCGACTCGTCATTTACCTTGTACTTCAATTCGTTTTTTGCTGAGCCGCAGATGCTTGGGTTAACGCTAATTGCATTCGGCTCGTTCTTATTACTTGCTCGTCAACGCTACCGACGACGGTGGCCGTTAATTCTGCTGTACTTTCTCAGCAGTGGCCTCCTGATTACCAACAAGTCGCAAAATGCCCCGTTGGCCTTGAGTTTTGTGGTCATTACGATTGGCCTGCTGTTCTTGCCCCGCGCACGTGCCATGCGTGTCTATCTATTGCTGGGCATGGGCGCGTTACTGATAACGGGTGGGCTGACCTACAAATTAATCGGGCAGGACTTCGTCGATATCAATACCTATCAAACGTTTTCACATGGTGTGTTGACGCAGACGACTGACCCGAGTAAGGACTTAGCCAAAAGTGGCATCGATGAGCAGTACGCCTTGATGCAGTCGCAGGATTACTATGCGAAGCAATTCGCGACGATTCAGGCTTCGGGACCGTACGTCAAAAAGAACCTGATTGCTAAGCTAGGTGTCGGTTGGGTCGTGAAATATTATGCGACTCACCTTAAACAGTTCGGTAAACTGATGGATCTGGCTGCGGCGGATGTCATGATTACGCAGGTCAAGGCGGTTGGTGATTACACGAAGGCTTCCGGCGCACCTGCCGGTAAACAACTGACATTTTTTACGACCTATAGTCAGCTCGCAGGGGCCTTCTTCCCGCAAAAATTTGCTTTCAACTGCTTATTAGCCGTCGCGTTGGTCATCGTCTACTTGGTCGGCTTTTATAATGACATACGGCAACAGCGCATTGAGGGTGTTTTACGGTTCTTTCTAGTTCTTGGCTTACTGACGATATTTATTTTTGTGCCAGTTATTTCGCTGATTGGTGACGGCGATGCTGACCTTGCCAAACACTTATTCATGGTGCCAGTCAGTATTGATTTGATTTTCTTATTATTTATCTCAGATATTTTGAATCATCGTCTATGGCATGCTTATCGAGAGGAGGCGTCGGATGCGTAA